Below is a window of Amphiprion ocellaris isolate individual 3 ecotype Okinawa chromosome 15, ASM2253959v1, whole genome shotgun sequence DNA.
ctaagtgaccccaaacttttgaacagtagtgtgtatgtTTAACACATGTCTGAGCCAGAgttgtgtcagtggttttacaaatgCATGTCgtcctccttgtgtgacagtcaggTAGCAAAGTTCCATCTCATGCTTTAAATTTGTTACACAGTGACTATTGGACTACAGTTtggctttaaaaatatattgcaaatcaaatcactatatctgtcagaaaatccCTAACCTTTCCAGCCCTAGATACTAACTAACTCTATATACCAACTATACTGGCAGCTGTAGACATGCACAGCATGAATACCTTCTCATGaccaccccctcctcccccaaGCAGGTCAGGTCTCAACCACCCAAGCAGATACCAAACAGCTCCTGGCACTTTAACTTGCACACCAGCCAGTCAGTGTAACCTGGTGGCAACAGTTACTGAGACTCAGGTCGCAACCTGCTCAAGAAAGTGTGTCATGATGTAAGAAGAGGCCAGATAAAGTCAGAATCTGGCGAGCCGTTTAGAGCTTTTACACAAAGTGACCCGAGCAGCTTGTCctcacagaaatacacacagaatCCCATCCAATTAATCTCATTATTCAAGCACTGAACCTGACACTGAAACTGTGGCAGATGAATCCACAGAGACCTTTTCTCCTGCTATCTGCTGCACTCAGGGGGGAAGAACTCTAGAAGTGGTCGGGTCCAGATCGTGGTGCTCTCACTGCCCTTCActcgtgttttttttacaagtgAGACCCTGTCAGACGGCAATATACTCAAAGAATGTGAGATGTTGCGTCACTCAGAGCTCATCACAGCAGGTCTGACCCAGATACCTGCTGCTGCCATATTGTTGGCATTGTGGTTGAGCTTTTAGCGTTGTATTACTTTTTGTATGTCTGATCTGACCATAATATACAGGCGGTATAGACTGCTGCTGCAGGGTTTACTCCTGTCATGATAGTTCCATGATCAAAAAGCCACTAGTGAGATAAAGGTCCATTTAAATAGGACAGAAATCATATGGAAATCTAGAAACAATCAAAGGGcaactttactgttttatatTGAAGCTTTTTCTACGGATACCACACAGAACAGTCAGGATTTATATTCTTTACAAGCATATTGTCTCATTCTTTCTTTCAAATGTGGAGGACAGTGTGAAGAATCTTCTTTATGGTTCCAGAAAAAGGTTCACTTTGCATCAGCTGCTTTGGACCACTTTGGTTTCTAGATGACACAGTTGGCACACGCTGGTGTAGAGAATCTGTGCCAGCTAGTGTGGAGCTGATGGCCCCATATTAAAGATGGTGAAGCTGCAACATCAAATTAGAGCTTTATGCCACTTTGGAGCCACTCTTTGgggtaaaatgtgttttatctaTGACCTGAATCAACACAGCTCCAAGTGTCTGTATTATTGTTGGtcaacactgtgaaaaaaatgtagtttttaagtggaattttttaaacaatgtaaTGTACTAACCCTTTTACagaattttcctgttttgtcaaactgcatattttaataaggaaaatcACAGgggaaaaagtattaatttacaagttAACAAAGGGGGAAAATGGGTCAGAAGtataaataacattattttatatttttacagatttatctgTGGCCAAAGCTCTATTTATTTAATGCGTGtggtaaaaatatagatttatgATCAACAATATTAAtagaaaattgttgaaaatcgAAAATCCCAAGTCAAACTTAGTCCTTAAATGATGTATACATTTGGATGATAATGGTCTGCACTGATCACTGGTCTCTTTTCAGTTGTTTGGTTTAAAttattcacacatttattctATTCAGTAATAAAGCAGACtattcaaatgtgttttatacCATCAGTGGCTTTGTACATCTTGCTCTCCATTGCAAACAAGATCAAGTTTGGTTTTACTTTTGACATCACCATTATCATCATGACGCATCTGACATCATCTGATCGTGTTAaatgacctgtctgtctgtctgtctgtctgtccgtctgtctgtctgtccgtccccCCTCAGGTGTGAACTGACTGGGTCTACAGGTACTCACTCGTTCTCCAGCAGGGTCATGCAGACCACCTCCTTGACTCCCGGGTTGTTGGCTTTGTCGCAGGAGCAGCCCTGCAGGCTCCACGTGGCCATCCGCACCACGGGCTTGCCCCTCCCGCAGCCCGAGCGGGGGCTCCACGTTCGGCCGCACAGAGATGATCTGGGTCGGTCCTCCGGGAGGGAGGTCCAGGTCGTCGCTCCTGAGGCTGAATGAAGTGGGGCTGGGGTGAGACTTGGTGGTGCAGGTGAGCCCTCCGTTGGTGTTGGTGGATGGAGCCCTGGAGCGCTCCACGAACACCTGGAAGCGGATTTTGTCCAGCAGGGAGCTGTTGATGTGGTTCACCCTCACCAGGTCCTCGATGCTCTTGAACGGGCCGTGCTCTGCCCGGTAGGCCACGATGTTCTTGGCGATCTTCTCCGTGATGCCCCTGATGCTCATGAGCTGCGCCGGGGTGGCGGTGTTAATGTTCATCCCGGTGCTGGACTGGTGCTCCAGGTCTTTGCGCAGCGAGGACGGGGAGTGCTGGGACGAGCTGGTCCTGCTGGAGACGCAGATTTCCAGTTTGATCACCTCCAGTTTGGTGGCTCCGATGCCGCTCACCAGAGCCAGGTCCTCCACCTTCTTAAAGCCGCCGATACAGTCCCGGTACTCCACGATGTTCTGAGCCACGGTGCGGTTGACCCCCGGCAGAGTCATGAGCTCCTCCTCGGTGGCCGTGTTGATGTTCAGCCGCTCCTGGTTCACCAGGATGTGGCTGAAATTGCACGCAGCGCTGAATTTGCGCTTTCCGCAGCTGAAGTCTGTGGGGTCCTTGGGGATGGAGCGGTGGCAGCCCAGACTCCCACCCATGGCTCCAGAGGGTCACCGGGGCTCGGAGCAGACGGAGGGCCACGGCAGAGAAACAACCGGCACGAAGCAAACTACGGAGGAGCGGAGAGGTGACAGTCAGATCGTTACGCACACATCCCGGTGGTGCTTCATTAACGGGGATCAGTCATACGCACCACAGCGGCCGTCCTCAGCCCGGATACATGCTGCCCTCAGCGGCTCCTAAACGCTCTGAGCTCCGTGCAGCTGAGCGCAGATAAGAGCTGGATCCAGCAAACTTTGTCCTCAGACTCTCCGTGTGCGTCTGGCCACAGGTCGGCCTGGACACGCTCATCTGACGGCGAGACGCTCACATCAATACAAACCATCCTCACGGCGTCAAGTTATACATTCACACCGGAACGCCGAGTGGTCgtcttcaaagtaaaagcaccGTCAGACTAAATCTCGCAGTGTGGTTCAGTCAgacgaaaaacaaaacaaaacaacaaaaaacacaactacaTAAATATGGAAGAAACAAAGGAACCAAATAAATCGGCAtataatcttatttttttcaattttgcccaaaaaatacattcttatattatttttttttcagttttcatttcaattttttactaatttacacatttcttttcacatttcacttttcattttaagATTCATTACTACTCCTACATTCATTTTGCCTACACACTGaataatctgtgcaatatcaatatttaatttacatATAGAAGAAGAAAGCAAGTTTATTTATGCAGCACTTTGTCATACACTGAGgttattcaaagtgctttaaagCATAACGGGTGAAAAAACCTGcaaagagaaaaatacaaagtgcaaccagtaaaaataaaatttgtttaaatacGTACATCAAAACTGTGTAGAGAAGTTCAATAAAGTGCACACATTTTTTAAGATTATGTCAAACTGATTGATTcaaactgtagaaaaaaataaaaaaaaataaatgtgtaaaataaagtatacaataaaacagaaaagaaatttaattgaaattaagTACTCAAAAGCGTAGACAAGTATTATCAAAAGAACAGGCTGTTTACACCAGACTTATAATAGTACAGAACACATAGCATACAGGAAATATTATCACACAGgaaaattttggaaaaatattgttatAGCAGATCATTCCATCACAAGAAAATATTGACTTTACAGAgatttaacaaaagaaaagaaaatgacaatattGAAAAGGGGGTTCCATTatcatcattttcttttaaaaaaaaatatgtgaaaagtTATATTTTCTTGAGATGGAATGATCTGCTATACCTATGTGCAATCACTGCCCATTAAACTTATTACCATTGTTACATATTTACTTATGTAAtcttttagttgatttaaattttttcatGATGTCTACATTTTATCCCCTTTGCTGCTCTATTAATcatgtacatttatttactcTGTTTACCATGCCTTTGGTTCTTAATAACCAATATAGATAATAATCAACTTTCCCAAATACAATATTGCAAGCATCAGATGTGATCTCTCCTTAAATGTATGTAATCATTATgctctttgctgttgttgctttgCGCCTGGGAATATGTCTCTATAACTATAATTTGTCATcccagcttttattttggaacGTAGAGACTCTCCCTGTCAATTAATGCTTCCTCCAGGAATGACAGGGGGCGTGGCTTCAGACATGACGTCAAGGTGTCAAAATTACTGGAGAAGTGAAGCAGAACTGACATGTTGTAACCTGCAGCTTGTTCAGTTAtcaatttatttttatgcaaattaTAAGTCAAGACTTTGAGGTTTGGCCTGTGTGTGCTGTGAGCTCTGCAGCTATTTCTGAAGTTTCAATGCAttgtatgtgtttgttgttATCAGCTATTAGTGGGAAACGTTTTAGTgagaaaatattgacatttaaaaatgaaaatttgaaatgaaaacctCCCTCAGACCTGACCAGGATACTGCAGCTGGTCTCAGTGTTTGCTTGTGGCCTCGATCAGTGGAAGGACGTCATCTCTCTGGTTTCCTCTGATCTGATCCTACCTGAGTGAATTAGCATTGCATTATAATTTCAGATAAGACTTGTGCTGTGGTTTCATTCACTATCAACAAAGCCTATGATGATGTATTGATCATATGATTCTCTCATCTATAGTTCTTTCCAGTTGGAAATAAGAAACATGATGGGATTGTTGCATTTGCACTTATTCTGGTACAGACGTGCACCGCTGTTGATTTCATGCTACTGTGTGCTAATGTAACAGGTTTCGTAAATGCGTCACACCAGCACATTGCATAAGTGAGATTCAGAAACCAGTTCATGATGAGGTTTCAGTTCTTCTTGAGGAGGCTCTGAAATGGGGTCCATGAGAAGTTTCCAACTATGTTAAGAGATCAATAGATCCTTGAAAGTATTCTGCAGATCTGTAGACAGGTTCTTAGGGTTCCTACAGGGTTGCTTATGAAGATTGCAAGTCATTGGGTGCACATACAAGTTCAAATAAGGATTACCATGTTCCTGGCATGGGTTTTGGTTTGTGGAAACTTTCAGGAGCTTGTTGATCTTTGTACAGGCATTCTTGAGCATTTTGTAGGGATTCTCAAGCAATATGAGGAGtagtttaaatctttttaattccttttttttaaagattcttCTGTAACATTGGTTTTAGGATGTATAACTTTTTGAGAATATTCCAGGGCCAAAGGGTGGATTCCAAATGAAAGgttcttaaccctttgatgcacagtgtgggtAAGGAGATTCCCGTTTTCCATTGGActtgggtcagttttgacccatgttgcacatcaaagggttaaagcgCTGTGTGTGAGATGACAGAGGTAACAGGCTTCTCAGTAGAGTCTTGAGGGCTCTCAAGGGCTTCCAGTGATATAAGAGGAGTTTTTGGAGCCCTTTAAATTGGTTGAACTAAAGATTAAAATTAGTTCTAGGGTCTCTTGTGGGAATGTCAAGGATTCTTAAGGCGTTCCGAGGGTCTTGTGAAGATCCCTTCTCCAAGGAAGCACTCTGAGCTGTTGACGTAGCTCCAGAAATATTCGAGAGGTTAATTAAATACTTGTGGGGGGTCTAGAAGTGTGTTATAGAGTCCAACAAAAATAaggacaacttttttttttttttttttttttaacatgatcTAGTACTTGAGGGGTTTTCAATGGTCCTTTCCCATAGGTCTTTCTTTGGGGATTGTTCACGTGGATTTGTGGTTCTTTGGATGATTATAAGGGTTGTTGAAGTgtttccttctgtctgtctgtctgtctgtctctctgtctatctgtctgtctgtctgtctgtctgtctgtcttagTTAATGTTCACGATTGAAGGATGCAGgatcattattttaattaaaggtTTCATGGTCAACACTGCACTGACAGTTATGTAATATATAACAAATCATAGCTGACAAATGCAAATTCTGTCACATGGCAGTCTGTTTATCAGATGGGCATCATGTTTGATTGGGATCCATTAACATGGAGCTATAGTACTGACAGAGACATTTGGTGCAGACAGTCAGCTGTGTAACAGGATTCTCTACTAAAAGGATAAGCCACTGTTCGCATCACAGCTCTATTTACAGGCAGGATGCCTCATGACATACATACTGGACATTGTCAGCATGACCCCACCTCACCGCTTATGCAACACAGATTTAGCAGAAATCTCCAGTGCAGGCATGATCcaattaaataatcaaagaaggGATTCAAAGCTGACGGCATCGACTTCCCTTAAAAGGACAAATGCAAAAGACGAATGGAGCTAAATGATCCAAATCAGTTAAGAGGATTTAGATTTCACAGTGATATGAATCCAAAGAACATGATGGCCGCTCAGGATGGATTGGTGTGGTCTGATAGCATCTTCTCCTGCCTGCTGTCTAATGTTACTAATCCTGTGGATCTTGTCAGTGGCTCTTCTTGGCTCCACTTGACCTGCTAAGAGAGCGCTTGTGTCAGTTTGTGGCTACGGGCCATCAGGGAGACATGTAACTACTGGTCAGCCACCTTGTGTTTACCTTGGActtgttttttcctctgttaATGCTGGTGTTTTGTAGGAGTACAAAGAAAGAGATGGTGAAAATAAGTTCAATAATGGACCAGTGaataatttctgaaaatctcCCAGTTAAGATCAAAAAAGCTTGACTATCCCCCACTAGAAGAATTCTGTCAATATTTGAATGAAAAGCAAATTTACTATTGATAGTCATCGTCCAAAAGCACCAGTCTTGCCCCAACTTTCCCTGTAGCACTAAAGTTGTAGAAAAGAAATGGTAATGCCCAGTGACATTTGCCAAACATTTCCATGTTCCTCAGAGGATGAACCCTTCACTGTGTGGCCATTTAATGAGCTTTCTTCTTgtgctaaaatgctaaaattgcATAGAGCAGATCAAACCCATTGGCAGACTCTCTGTGAAATTTGCTGTTGATATTCATGGGCCCCAGAGGATGCTCCCCTAGGCTCTCACTTAGGCCCCTTTTTGACCAAGCTGGTTCCATTGCTAGTTCGGAGCCAGTGCCTGACTTAGCACCagctctttgtgtttccaccaacTAAGTACCGGCtccaggctccaaaaactggtgctTTTCAGGCACCAACTCTTTGCTGGGCCAGAGTTAAGAACCGAGTACGTCACGGGTTACGGTGAAGAACGATCAACAGTGGAAACACAGAACCACCACTTTTAAACAACCGAGTGAGAAGTAGTAGTGTTTAGTGTTAGTGTTTTGAAAACAGGTAAATATGGATGCCAGTAGCATGACTGCGGATGAGCCCAGGCAACAGCTGATCTCTGTCTCGCAATTAACCTTAAGATCATCTATAAAGAAATTTCCCTCATTTTAACTTTGCGTTGAGGTCTAATGATCAAATCTGTtaacatgctaagctaacagacTGAACATGGTGAACAGTACCTGCTGATCACTGCCATTTCAAGCATGTTGCCACACCTGCTTGACAATTTGATAAACatcaccactatgcttcactaGCACAGTGACATCTTCTAGTTTTGTTAATCTTTCACTAAGGATCAATTACATAATTACAactcattttaatgtaaaaatcctTTGTTTTTAGCCTGAAAGCACTGCTAGGCTTATAAATCCTACTCACAGTTTAATAGTCTCCTGATTGTATTTGTGGCTCTGTACTGCCAGAATAACATGCGCTtttgaaatatataaaacacaGGTAGACAGAGTGAGTGTTGTTGGTGTCAGTGACTTATTACCCACATACATAACATTTTGCCCAGCGCTGGAGTTAATCAAGAAACACTGTAGCTTTCAGTGAACGCAGGTCAATGTCAGGACAGAAATTAACCAGACATGAACCAACATTGTTTCATCTGATAGGACAGAGAATCTGGCAGCAGTAGTGTATGCACAGTGCAGTGGATGAATCAGGGGAGCATAGTGGATTCCTACAGATCATGTCCCACAGTAAAGACTGATCCTTGTAATGCAGTCAAGGCCTGGTCCTCTTAGGGATCGAGGCAGGATAACATTTGTGACCCCTTCATGTCTTGTCATGTGGGCTGATACACCAGATTTAAGTGTACATCTTTGTAATTGGCTGAGAGTGTGCTTACCTATTTGACATGAGGGGTGGGCTGGCCAATCAAAAAGAGGAGAGGCCGTCAGACTGGTGGGGTTGTGATGTGACGCTGGACTATAGCAGTGTTTGTTTCTACTGCACACAGCAGCTTTGAGTCCAAAGGGTCCAGGTTTTGTTTGAACAAgctagagagaaaaaaaagaatgtaagGTTACATCAATGAACGTTTcaaacactgtttttctttaaaaattaaaaatgtcatgaCCAGACTTACCATTATGACTCATTTGATTGATTAGATACTGTATTGTGGACCTGATCAACATACTGGTTGTCTGGAGGAAGACCTCTCACTGATTCAATTTATTTGCACTTTCCTCACTGAttcctcactgtgaccacattaACTTCCTGATGCAGTATTTGCTAATGTCAGTGGTACATAGGAAATAAACCTGGATCCAAACTGTTCCTAGCAGCACAACTCCTGTGATACAGGTTTCAGCAGGAAGTGTCCCAGAAATATATGCCAGTTTCCCTATCTTGACACAAACAACATACTGAGGTGAGAGACCTGAGACCTCTGGTCTTTATGTGCCGTGACATTGAGGGTTTTGTGAATGAGATGGGATGAGGACACAAATGTGTATAGAGTTACTAACAAAAATCAGTCTACTAAGGGCAGGAAAAGAACCCCTGCATCTTTTCCAGAGAATGTACCATCTTTTACAGTCACTTGAAAAATTCCTCATGACTGCAAACATTCAGGAACTCAAAATCCACCTTAAATACATTTAGAGTCCCACAAGAActaaaaatgttctgtaaaCAATATCCTATTATCAATGTGTTACCCTAATAAGGATCCATTGCAACAACTCCAGAACCTATTTAAAGACTCCTGAACTCCCTGTAAGTACTCTTGGAATCCATTCAAGACCCCTGAAATCCCCTCAGTGAAAGCCCAAACCTACTTAAGAATGTGTGGAAACCCTGGAGGTTCACAAGTATTTATGTCAAGAACCGATGCAGATCATTTAATAATTGTGGACTCCAACAACCCCAGGAAGCGTGACTCCCCCCAACACCCCAAAAGCCTTCCAGACCCCTTTAGGGACTATTTTTATTGACTGTTGACTTTTTCAAGAGTCCTTGGAACCTTAATAGTCAAGAACATTTTGATTCCCCCAATAACTCAAGTAGGTTCTTCAAGAATCATTTGTCAACCCTGTTACCCTCACAAGGAACACAGGGGCCACCTTAATCATGTTGTGTTCTGCCAGATCTTGTTTACCTTTCTAGAGTATCTCACAAACTTAACACTCTCAGAAACCGCTAAAGCCCTTGCAAGTCCCACCAATTTTGTTGCTCCTATGACCCTCATGCCAAATATAGTTACCACTTCAAGAACCCCTGCAATCTTCTTAAGTACACCAATGTGAACTGAAGAAGTGCAAAACCATCTTAATGAACACTGAAACTCATAGAACCATTTAAAAATAGCACCTCACAGgcttgaaaatgaaattttcaaaaacatCTAGATTGCACTTAAGAGCTCCTGCAGTTCCCTCAAAGACTCAAGGAGCTTCATAAAGAATTAGATGTCctgcaaacatttaaagaatCCCTATAATCCCTATACATGAAGCTATAAAGCTAGAATCCTCTAATGAACACTCAGAGCACTCTTTACTTCCATCCCTGGAGCGAGGACCCTAAGGGAACCCTTAGAACCTGTTAATGTCATCTTAACCACCTCAGAGACTACTGAACCTACCACAGGAGAGCCAGAACTGTAAAGAGGTTATGTAATAATTCAGGAACCTTTAGTGTTCCCTGAAGAGCTCTTCAGACTCCCAGAAGAACTCCAGGAGTTTCCTGAAGAACATCCTGTTACTCCTAGCACTCCTCCCTAAAATACCTCCTGAATGACTGCTAGAAGCCTATCAAGAGCCTACGATGGTCTCAGAACATGAAAGACTAAACAGTCACCTTTAATAATCAAGgaatcaaaattattttaaaactaaCAGTTATAAACCATTTGCTTACTTTACACAGTTATCTTCACAGTTAGCAGACCAAGGTGCACTGTGCTCCTGATAGAGCATTTAATCTGGCCTGTTAACGCAGAATCAATGTATGATAAAGGTCAGAAAGGAAGGTCTTTTCATTAGGTCAAAGGGCATGACAACACAAGTAGAAGGTGAGTCCTTTGCTCAACACAATAAGGGTTTTAAGTACATTATGACAATACAGTATGGTCATGGTTAAAGTTCAGAGAGACACTGATAAGACTTATCAAGGGCACAGAAAGTCCCCAACCATGTCAACAGAAGGCAGTTTGGTGCAGTATTGTGCTGCCACCTTCAGGTCACAGTACAAACTTCATAATTCTACATCTCACTTTAAAGCCCAGACATGGTTCCAAagtatcttttttgtcattttcgtctgtattttctgtgttcttCTGCAGATGCATGTTCTATTTAATGTTGTTAGATAACTAGAACACTTCTAGCTACATATTGCTTCTATGCTACATTCTAAGACATAAAGGTTCCACGCTTTTAGTCTGTtgttatttgtgttgtattCACATCCATTCTACAGTGTCACGAAGAAGTATTTACCCCCTTCTCGGACTCTtcccccctccaccccccacTTGAATgtttaagaccatcaaacaaCTTTAgatattagacaaagataaccaaagtaaacacaaaatgtagtttttaaatgatttaatgtttCAAGGGAAAAAAGCTATCCAAACTTGGCTgaccctatgtgaaaaagtaattgccccccgtgttaaatcatgaattaactgtggctaatcacattttttgaaaagtgagttcaatttcactgaccacaatcaatcaatcaatcgtCATGCCATTCAGCGTAGGCGATCATTTCTCTTCAGCTCCTCCAATCTTTTGCTCTCTGAATTGGGACTGTTGCCCGTTCCATGTGTGGCCATGATGTCAGTCcatctatcattttcattctctgtctgcctcgtcctctcttcccactcatttttccagttgtgacaATATATTCCAGGGTATCCTTCCttaagatgtgtccaaaaagtGTTGCTTGCCGTTTCCTAATATTGTTCAGTAGcatataatttgtgtttagtgtttttaaaacatcttcattggTTATTCTGTCCGTGTCAGATATACGCAGCATGTGTCTttaaaaccacatctctgctgcagtgattttgtttgacattttattatttatgttccaAGGTTCACATccgtacatcagaactggtaggATGTAACAGCTGAGAGTCCTCATACGGATGCTAATTGCTACTTTCTTATTTGTCAGTATATTATTCTGATTACCTCCAGACCTGTTCACtcaagaaatcacttaaatagaacatgtctgacaaaatgaagtcaaccaaaacacctcaaaaagctgcaacaaaatgctGCGATCCAACGAAGTTCTAGAAcagtctggaaagggttacaaagccatttctaaagctttcGGACTCGGTGAAACCCGGTGAGagccattatccacaaatggagaaaacatagcacagtggtgaaccttcccaggagtggctggcctaccaaaattaccccaagagAACAGCGACAATTCATGCAGGAGGTCATGAAGGAACCCAGGACAGTATCTAAAGAACTGCAGGCCTCCCTTacctcagttaaggtcagtgttcatgactcaaCAATAAGGAAAAAGATCTATAAAAGAGTTCCAAGGTGAAAACCActaccaaaaagaacataaaagctCGTCTTACTTTtgcaaaaaacatctgaatgatccccaagacttttgggagaatATTCTATGGACTGACAAGACgaaagttgaactttttggaaggTGTGTTATATCTGGTGTAAAAGTAACATAGCAtgtcagaaaaagaacatcataccagcagtcaaacatggtggtggaagtgtgatggtctggggctgctttgctgcttcaggacctggacgacttgctgtgattgatggaaccatgaattctgctctctatcagaaaatcctcaaGGGGAATGTCCAGCCATCAGTTCGTGACCCCAAGCTGAAGCGCACTTGGGTTCTGCAGAAGGACAacgatccaaaacacaccagcaagtcAACTTCtgaatgacataaaaaaaaacacacacacacaaaatgaaggttttggagtggcctaGTCAAAGTCCGGACCTGAATCCGATTGAAATGCTGTGGCATGACCTTTAAAAGGTCGTTCATGCTGGAAAATTCTCCAGtgttgaattaaaacaattctgcaaagaagagtggGCCAAAGTATCcccacagagatgtgaaagactcattTCCAGTTATAGAAAACgcttgatttcagttgttgctgttgAGGGTGGCTATACCAGTTATTAGGATTAGTGGGCAATTACTTTTCACACAGGGTCTGGTagctttgaatattttttttcccctaaatgaaatcataatttaaaaactgcattttgtgtttacttatctttgtctgatatttacatttgtttgatggttGTAAACatcaaaatggggaaaaaatgcaaaaacataagAATCTGAGAAGGGGGTAAACACTTCTCACAGAACTGTACATATTACCCTTGAACTACAAGTACTATATTTTCttctatactatactatacttcTATACAATGCACATTTTTGCACTTAGTACATTTGGAAACGGTGTGCAAAAGGTTATTCCAGCAATccaactgtgtttttttattgccCTGAATGCGTTTCTGGATATATTTCACCACGTTCCACATTTAATTTTCTCCAGCTGTGAGCAACTCCTACTATTCCTTTGAGCTTTGTATTGTGGGGGAATAGTGCACGCTCAGCGGATGTCTGCATGGACAGTTCTGATGttactttttgatcatttttccaCTGTGAACAC
It encodes the following:
- the eepd1 gene encoding LOW QUALITY PROTEIN: endonuclease/exonuclease/phosphatase family domain-containing protein 1 (The sequence of the model RefSeq protein was modified relative to this genomic sequence to represent the inferred CDS: deleted 1 base in 1 codon), giving the protein MGGSLGCHRSIPKDPTDFSCGKRKFSAACNFSHILVNQERLNINTATEEELMTLPGVNRTVAQNIVEYRDCIGGFKKVEDLALVSGIGATKLEVIKLEICVSSRTSSSQHSPSSLRKDLEHQSSTGMNINTATPAQLMSIRGITEKIAKNIVAYRAEHGPFKSIEDLVRVNHINSSLLDKIRFQVFVERSRAPSTNTNGGLTCTTKSHPSPTSFSLRSDDLDLPPGGPTQIISVRPNVEPPLGLREGKPVVRMATWSLQGCSCDKANNPGVKEVVCMTLLENDIKLLAVQDLLDREALDKFCVELNQGTLASVRKWKWPRGLWKSIVSEKPTGHSSKGVSYSGFLWDSSSGVDLKDAVVLESPVVNGNGNHTYPRLYLAHFLIGSYELTVMNIHMQAAASPSESSGKNHSSDEIRCQRLSPSIQETLKGEKELVILGDFGSPPQSSELDVLRKEKLCALIPSSQFTNISTRSPQGTRCLDNIWISRSLKKIYSGHCMVVREGLTNPWIPDNWSWGGVASDHCPVVAEFYVDPSPKELSRPGMAVVDRGDIMPKHER